Within Bacillus sp. Marseille-Q1617, the genomic segment TAAAAATAAGGGGCTGACCTAAATGAAATATGTGAATGCAGACAAAATACTACCGGAAAACTTATTGAAGGAAATTCAACATTATGTTCATGGAGAGACGATTTATATTCCTAAGCCAAAAAAGGCATATAAGAGGTGGGGAAGTAAATCTGGATCCAGGGCGCTGATTGATGAACGGAATGCATGCATTAAAGAAGCATTCAAAAATGGTACGACGATTGGTCAATTGGCACTGGAGCATCACTTGTCGTGCGAAACAATTAAGAAAATCGTTTATAGGAAATAATCTACATTCACCGGGAGGGACATCTCCCGGTGTTCTTTTATTCGTTTTAGTTGGCGAACATTATGTACAGTTTATTTCTAACTCATTTTATACATTTATTTTACTATCAAGATGTATTATTGTAGAAGTGAGTGTTAGATAGAAACTTTAGAGACTGAGTACTCGATTTAGGAGCGATTGACATGAACGCATTTATTCGAAATGATCAATATAATTTCATTAACTACCAGACACAGGTACTGATCAACGGGTATGGCACGGTGAATGATATCAGTGTGCTCCACGCTCTAAAAGGGTTGATCAGAGATAAAGTGCTGAATCTTTTTGAAGAGTTAACACCTGAACAAATGAAAATCATAGAGCAAATTATCAATGTAAAAGATTCTGAACATGCAGAGGATTTCCTGACTGAACTAAAGGAGTATGTGATCCCTTTCAAGGAATTAAATGAAACGTCACTGAAAAAAATGTTCCCTAAAGTCAAAAAGCTTAAGATCCCGGATCTGAATGAACTAGACTATAAAGGAATTTCGTATCTTGGATGGAATAACTATGGACAGGAAAGCAAGTATATTGTTGCTGAATGTGAAGGAAAGCTAAAAGGCTTTAAAGGTACATTTAAAAACAGCAGCAAGAAAGGAATCTGTACCATTTGCAATACCTTTTCCAGTGTGGGCCTCTATGTTTCGGAATCAAAAAGATCTTCTCAAGGTACATTTGTGAAAAAAGGAAATTATATCTGCCATGATAGTACGGATTGCAACGGTAAACTGAGGGATATGGATAAGCTTCGAGATTTTATTGAAAGAATCAATCATTAAAATAGACCGGGTATATGCCCAGGTCTATTTTATTTGCAGCCTTCATTAGTAGTTTGGGGGTGAATCAACCTCCATCTTTTACAAAGATACGGAATTCCGATATTGTGTAAAGTTGATAAATCCCTTGAAACATGGCTACACTTTAAGTAGTATAGATAGGTAGAAAATTTGTAGAGTTTCGAAATGAGGGTTATAAATGGAGAAAACATCCATATACGGATTAACATTAGATCAACTGACCTCATGGCTGGTTGAGCACGGTCAAAAGAAGTTCCGTGCCGCTCAGGTGTGGGATTGGTTATATAAAAAAAGAGTGACTGACTTTTCACAAATGAAAAATGTTAACAGTGAATGCATTGAATTATTAGAAGAGCATTTTCACATCCAGACGTTAAAGCAGGAAATCAAACAGGAATCGAAGGACGGAACAATTAAATTCTTGTTCAAACTCGAGGACGGCAACCTGATAGAGACTGTTTTGATGCGATTCAATTATGGGTTGAGTGTGTGCGTAACCACACAGGTCGGCTGTAATATCGGCTGTACTTTCTGTGCAAGTGGATTACTGAAGAAAAACCGTGATCTATCCAGCGGGGAAATTGTCGAACAGATCATGAATGTACAGCATCATTTGGACTCACAGGGCAAGGAAGAGCGTGTAAGTCATATCGTCGTGATGGGAATCGGGGAACCTTTTGATAACTATGATAACATGATGGACTTCTTCAGGGTTGTAAACGATCAGAAGGGTCTATCCATCGGTGCACGTCACATTACCGTATCCACAAGCGGTTTGGCGGATAAGATCTATAAATTTGCCGATGAAAACATTCAAATCAACCTTGCAGTGTCCTTGCATGCACCGAATAATGAGCTTCGTACGAAGATTATGAAGATCAACCGTGCATATCCATTGGAAAAACTGATGCCGGCAATTGATTACTATTTAGAAAAAACAAATCGACGCATCACCTTTGAATATATTCTTCTGCGTGATGTGAATGATCATAAAGAAGAAGCCCTTCAACTCGCTAAGCTATTGAAAAACAAGCGTCATTTATCCTATGTGAACTTGATTCCATACAATCCGGTAGACGAACACAATCAGTATCAGCGCAGTACGAAGGATGCGATTGTAGGATTCTACGGCACACTGCTTGAACACGGTATCAACTGTGGTGTGCGGGTAGAGCAAGGTACAGATATCGACGCAGCATGCGGTCAGTTACGAAGTAAGCAGATTAAGAAGGATAAAGAAAAGATTCAATCTTAATACATGACATTAAAAACACACGAATTCTGATGAGTTCGTGTGTTTTTTTTATGTGTGTAGAAATATTGTTTGGAAATTTATACTGATTTTTAATAAATATTTATTGAAAAACAATAAATGATGAGGTATGATGTAAAAAATGGAAAAATTGGAGTGCATGATGAAACTAACCACAATATTTTTAAAGTCTGCGGTTCTATTGATCGGACTGGTTGTTTTGGGTCTGAGTGTCTTCGGATTGTCGAAACTTGCAGAATTCTCGGCGTCGGTTAATCCTGAGTTTTCCTATCTTAGGTGGCCGGTAATGCTTGGCTTATTCATGACCGAGGTTCCTTTTTTTCTTGCACTTTACCAGACATTCAGACTATTGGGGCGCATTGAAAATAAAGATGCATTCTCTGAAGAAGCAGTAAAGAGCCTAAGACGAATTAAAATGAATGCCTTGGTCATATCCTGCTATATGTTGCAGGTGCATTATTTCTGTTTTCTCAGAAGGCGCTGCACCCTGGTTTGGCCATAATTGGATTCGTCATCATTCTTCTCTCAGTGACCGTTTCCATTGTTGCGGAAGTATTGCAA encodes:
- a CDS encoding CD3324 family protein, with the protein product MKYVNADKILPENLLKEIQHYVHGETIYIPKPKKAYKRWGSKSGSRALIDERNACIKEAFKNGTTIGQLALEHHLSCETIKKIVYRK
- a CDS encoding FusB/FusC family EF-G-binding protein codes for the protein MNAFIRNDQYNFINYQTQVLINGYGTVNDISVLHALKGLIRDKVLNLFEELTPEQMKIIEQIINVKDSEHAEDFLTELKEYVIPFKELNETSLKKMFPKVKKLKIPDLNELDYKGISYLGWNNYGQESKYIVAECEGKLKGFKGTFKNSSKKGICTICNTFSSVGLYVSESKRSSQGTFVKKGNYICHDSTDCNGKLRDMDKLRDFIERINH
- the rlmN gene encoding 23S rRNA (adenine(2503)-C(2))-methyltransferase RlmN; translated protein: MEKTSIYGLTLDQLTSWLVEHGQKKFRAAQVWDWLYKKRVTDFSQMKNVNSECIELLEEHFHIQTLKQEIKQESKDGTIKFLFKLEDGNLIETVLMRFNYGLSVCVTTQVGCNIGCTFCASGLLKKNRDLSSGEIVEQIMNVQHHLDSQGKEERVSHIVVMGIGEPFDNYDNMMDFFRVVNDQKGLSIGARHITVSTSGLADKIYKFADENIQINLAVSLHAPNNELRTKIMKINRAYPLEKLMPAIDYYLEKTNRRITFEYILLRDVNDHKEEALQLAKLLKNKRHLSYVNLIPYNPVDEHNQYQRSTKDAIVGFYGTLLEHGINCGVRVEQGTDIDAACGQLRSKQIKKDKEKIQS
- a CDS encoding DUF2975 domain-containing protein, whose product is MMKLTTIFLKSAVLLIGLVVLGLSVFGLSKLAEFSASVNPEFSYLRWPVMLGLFMTEVPFFLALYQTFRLLGRIENKDAFSEEAVKSLRRIKMNALVISCYMLQVHYFCFLRRRCTLVWP
- a CDS encoding DUF2975 domain-containing protein: MAIIGFVIILLSVTVSIVAEVLQELLGRALEFKSENDLIV